From a region of the Candidatus Nezhaarchaeales archaeon genome:
- a CDS encoding PaREP1 family protein codes for MDFIKLLLIEADDFLVKGDAVQSSEKFYKAAEECIKALSEVFKLEEVKAAEEKGRWTVTLLEKAVRKLTNKLGIEVQLGWDAANHLHVWGFHEAKLDKEDVEGRIPIIRRLVELLEKQLAVNEKRHSQEGGYAVEQL; via the coding sequence TTGGATTTTATCAAGCTTCTACTCATTGAAGCCGACGACTTTCTAGTGAAGGGGGATGCTGTTCAATCGTCTGAGAAGTTTTATAAGGCTGCCGAGGAGTGCATAAAAGCCTTGTCTGAGGTCTTCAAGCTTGAGGAGGTTAAAGCTGCTGAAGAGAAGGGGAGATGGACAGTTACGCTGCTAGAGAAAGCGGTTAGGAAGCTGACGAATAAGCTTGGTATAGAGGTTCAGCTAGGATGGGATGCAGCAAACCACCTACACGTATGGGGCTTTCACGAGGCAAAGCTAGATAAAGAAGATGTCGAAGGAAGAATACCTATAATAAGAAGACTCGTAGAATTACTCGAAAAACAGCTAGCCGTGAATGAAAAACGACACTCTCAAGAAGGAGGCTACGCGGTTGAACAGCTTTGA
- a CDS encoding aspartyl protease family protein yields the protein MGYVRVKGFVGSPEKVRVEEVNFLVDTGAYYTVLPPKLTEGLAIRPVVRAELLTADKRKVEAYLSYAYIKIGDREGVLPVAVMEAPEPMLGVTAMEGLGIKVDQTTGRIEYTRPYGLAIL from the coding sequence ATGGGTTACGTGAGGGTTAAGGGTTTTGTCGGATCGCCTGAGAAGGTGAGGGTTGAAGAGGTGAATTTTCTGGTCGATACTGGCGCTTACTATACAGTCTTGCCTCCGAAGCTGACGGAGGGTCTGGCCATAAGGCCGGTGGTGAGGGCTGAGCTACTGACAGCCGACAAGAGGAAGGTGGAGGCCTACCTTTCTTACGCCTACATAAAAATAGGGGATAGGGAAGGGGTTTTGCCCGTGGCAGTAATGGAGGCTCCGGAGCCCATGCTCGGCGTAACGGCTATGGAGGGGCTTGGGATAAAAGTCGACCAGACGACGGGTAGAATAGAGTACACTAGACCCTATGGACTCGCGATACTCTAA